One segment of Carya illinoinensis cultivar Pawnee chromosome 1, C.illinoinensisPawnee_v1, whole genome shotgun sequence DNA contains the following:
- the LOC122310480 gene encoding pentatricopeptide repeat-containing protein At3g61520, mitochondrial-like, with the protein MSVPISSSKQSTVFLLRLCLLKPQTPAIPYYPLHCHLSTEPNPPPPPPPPQDEESLVNEAVQLFQALEDGNSSSTQLHQLLFSSSSPSSPRIFRQISRRLASSSQALEFFDYIRSNSPSQELKSLSFTFQAIFELAGREPDPQNKLLELYRTSKERNIPLTVKGATVLVRYFGRAERVDEALAVVDELDPSLKNTHFYNVGVAMLFRSGRIVEALKMLDEMLQPGADCPPNGITGGVFFAALSRTEWFGRSISDEEIVGLVSKLLEHGVFPDTFKLSQLITKLCRNKKIGRAWDVLHDVMKAGGTVEAASCNALLTWLGRDGDFERMKKLMTEMIEMDIQPNVVTFGILLNHMCKSGRVDEALEVFEKMKGGNYGLSVEPNVILYNTLIDGMCRHGRINSAVQFFDEMRSEGLKGDAVTFTTLIKAFCNVNNFDKAMEFFEKMKGGIDGLSVEPDVILYTTLIDGLCKVGRQEEGLTLMDQMRSENKCMPDTVTYTCLIDGFCEAGEIERAQELFDQMKKDRVFPNEITLTTLVGGMCRHGRINAAVQFFDEMRSEGLKGDAVAFTTLIKAFCNANNIDKAMELFEKMKGGNDGLSVERNVILYNTLINGLCKVGRQEEGLTLMDQMRSENKCMPDTVTYNCLIHGFCKAGEIERAQQLFDQMNKERVFPDVITLNTLVGGMCRHGRITSAVQFFNEMRSEGLKGNAVTFTILINAFCNANNIDKAMELFNQMWKDGCPPDAIVFYTLISGLSQAGRMDDASSVVSMFKEAGFCLDIVRYNVLIGGFCRKNKLDEACGMLKEMEQAGVKSDIVTYNTLISYLSKTGNFATAHRIMRNMIKEGIVPTVVTYGALIQAYCLNGKIEEAMKIFRDMSSSSKVPPDNVIYNILIDSLCKRNEVELAVSLMDEMKVKGVRPNVTTYNAMFKGLREKNFLEKAFDLMDRMVEQACKPDYITMEVLTEWLPAVGETGKLKNFVQGFEVSVSTA; encoded by the coding sequence ATGAGCGTACCAATTTCTTCATCCAAACAATCCACAGTCTTCCTCCTCCGCCTCTGTCTGCTCAAACCCCAAACACCCGCAATCCCTTACTATCCCCTCCACTGCCACCTCTCTACCGAACCcaatccaccaccaccaccaccaccaccacaagacGAGGAATCGTTGGTAAACGAAGCAGTCCAACTCTTCCAAGCCTTAGAAGATGGGAACTCCAGCTCTACCCAACTTCACCAGCTcctcttttcctcttcttctccttcctctcctCGTATTTTTCGACAAATCTCACGTCGATTGGCCTCTTCTTCCCAAGCCCTCGAGTTCTTCGATTACATCCGATCAAATTCGCCTTCACAAGAGTTAAAATCATTGTCCTTCACGTTCCAGGCCATCTTCGAGCTCGCAGGCCGCGAACCTGATCCGCAGAACAAGCTGTTAGAGCTTTATAGGACGTCCAAAGAGCGGAATATCCCACTTACAGTTAAGGGCGCAACAGTTCTTGTTCGTTACTTCGGAAGGGCCGAAAGGGTGGACGAGGCGCTGGCTGTAGTTGACGAGCTAGACCCGTCTCTAAAAAACACGCACTTTTACAATGTGGGTGTTGCTATGCTATTCAGATCAGGGCGCATCGTCGAGGCGCTTAAGATGCTTGATGAAATGCTTCAACCAGGTGCGGACTGTCCGCCCAATGGTATTACAGGTGGTGTTTTTTTTGCTGCATTGTCGAGAACGGAGTGGTTTGGAAGAAGTATAAGCGACGAGGAGATTGTTGGGTTGGTGTCAAAATTACTTGAACACGGTGTGTTTCCAGATACATTTAAACTTTCGCAATTGATTACCAAGTTGTGCAGGAATAAGAAGATAGGTCGTGCTTGGGATGTTTTACATGATGTGATGAAGGCTGGTGGTACTGTAGAAGCCGCTTCATGCAATGCACTTTTGACGTGGTTGGGAAGGGATGGGGATTTTGAAAGGATGAAAAAGCTCATGACCGAGATGATAGAGATGGATATTCAACCAAATGTGGTAACTTTTGGGATCCTTCTTAATCATATGTGCAAGTCTGGGAGGGTCGATGAGGCACTGGaggtttttgagaaaatgaaaggagGGAATTATGGGTTGTCTGTTGAACCTAATGTAATCTTATATAATACTTTGATTGATGGTATGTGCAGACATGGGAGGATCAATAGTGCAGTTCAGTTCTTCGATGAAATGCGAAGTGAAGGTCTGAAAGGCGATGCTGTGACGTTTACAACCTTGATTAAAGCTTTTTGTAATGTTAACAACTTTGATAAAGCAATggaattttttgagaaaatgaaaggagGGATTGATGGGTTGTCTGTTGAACCTGATGTAATCTTATATACTACTTTGATTGATGGACTTTGTAAAGTTGGGAGGCAAGAAGAAGGGTTGACTTTGATGGATCAGATGAGATCTGAAAATAAATGTATGCCAGATACTGTTACCTATACTTGCTTGATTGATGGGTTCTGCGAAGCTGgtgaaattgagagggcacaaGAGCTCTTTGATCAGATGAAGAAGGACAGAGTATTTCCTAATGAAATCACCCTTACTACTTTGGTTGGTGGTATGTGCAGACATGGGAGGATCAATGCTGCAGTTCAGTTCTTCGATGAAATGCGAAGTGAAGGTCTGAAAGGCGATGCTGTGGCATTTACAACCTTGATTAAAGCTTTTTGTAATGCTAACAATATTGATAAAGCAATGGaactttttgagaaaatgaaaggagGGAATGATGGATTGTCTGTTGAACGTAATGTAATCTTATATAATACTTTGATTAATGGACTTTGTAAAGTTGGGAGGCAAGAAGAAGGGTTGACTTTGATGGATCAAATGAGATCTGAAAATAAATGTATGCCAGATACTGTTACCTATAATTGCTTGATTCATGGGTTCTGCAAAGCTGgcgaaattgagagggcacaaCAGCTCTTTGATCAGATGAACAAGGAAAGAGTATTTCCTGATGTAATCACCCTTAATACTTTGGTTGGTGGTATGTGCAGACATGGGAGGATCACTAGTGCAGTTCAGTTCTTCAATGAAATGCGAAGTGAAGGTCTGAAAGGCAATGCTGTGACGTTTACAATCTTGATTAATGCTTTTTGCAATGCTAACAATATTGATAAAGCAATGGAACTTTTCAATCAAATGTGGAAGGATGGATGCCCCCCAGATGCAATTGTTTTTTATACATTGATATCTGGTTTGAGCCAAGCTGGAAGGATGGATGATGCCAGCTCTGTCGTATCAATGTTTAAAGAAGCTGGATTCTGCCTTGACATTGTGCGGTACAATGTTCTCATTGGTGGGTTCTGTAGGAAGAACAAATTGGATGAAGCTTGTGGGATGCTCAAAGAAATGGAGCAAGCTGGAGTTAAGTCTGATATTGTAACATATAACACCTTGATTTCCTATTTGAGCAAAACTGGAAACTTTGCAACCGCCCATAGAATTATGAGAAATATGATTAAGGAGGGTATTGTGCCCACAGTTGTCACTTATGGAGCACTGATACAAGCATACTGCTTAAATGGCAAAATTGAAGAAGCAATGAAGATTTTCAGAGATATGAGCTCTTCGTCAAAGGTTCCTCCCGACAATGTAATATACAATATTCTAATAGATTCTCTTTGCAAAAGGAATGAAGTAGAGCTTGCTGTTTCTCTGATggatgaaatgaaagttaaGGGGGTAAGGCCTAATGTTACCACATACAATGCTATGTTCAAAGGTCTGCGAGAGAAAAATTTCTTGGAGAAAGCATTTGACCTCATGGACAGAATGGTTGAACAGGCATGTAAGCCTGATTACATAACCATGGAGGTACTTACCGAATGGCTTCCTGCAGTAGGTGAAACGGGAAAGTTGAAAAATTTTGTTCAAGGATTCGAAGTTTCTGTTTCTACTGCGTAG